GCAGATCGCTGTTGGCTTCCATCATCTGGTTGAACTTGACGATATTGTCGACGGTAGCCTGAAAACCTTCCCACACCGACACGGTGCAGTTGGCTGCGGTCAGCCCGCCACGACGCATATCTTCAAACAGATCGCGATCCCACTTGGCGATAACCAAACCGTCGATAACGATGGCATCCTGGTGCAGCTCGGCAGCATTCATGACTCAAAACCTCTCCTGATCTCGTGTCCGGCACAGGCAAAGGCGCAGCACCGGTGATTGAGGCCAGTCTATCCCTGTGGTCTGGGGCCGGGCTCATTAAAAACGACATGGAGATGACGCGAATGCGACAAGGCGTCAATCAGTGTGGCTGTCACAGACAATAGATGACATGTAACTGGTGCCGCTGGCCGCACTCTGAAAGGGAGCAGTTACACAGTTCGTTTGACAGTCCCGGTGAAAAAAAAGTAGAAATAATCCCCCGTAGTTAATACAGAGAAATCAAAAATGCAAAAATTACTAACTAATCTTTTTCAGAATTATGGCTTTATAGATACGACTAATAGCCAGCACAACAGCACCATTCAACTCTTTTCATCTATTTTTAATAGTTCAGCACACAAAAATTTAGAAAAACTTATACTGGACTTTGCTACTTCAACTCGGAACAAACAAGGAATAACTGGGCGAATTAAGATTGATAATTCAGCCACACAGAGCAAACCCAGCAACAAGATAAAATTTTATCATTCAGATATTAGCGGAACTCACACCTTCATATTCGAGCTATACCTTATAAAAACTAAAAAAGAAATCCATATACGCCTCCCCTCCAAAGCAGGGAACAACCATATATCCAAACCAGCATCTACAAACCATACCACCCCAGATAAAAACAAGGAGTTCTATAGAATAAAAGTCTTAGACAAAATGGAAGATATACAGAATATTCTAGATGCACATAATCATATAAAAATATTATCACGTTAAACCTGAGACATTTACCGTTGAAAAAACCAATTGTCGGCTACCACAAGGACGAAGAACAGCACTGGGTAGCACGTCTGGCCTGTGGCCATAATCAGCATGTGCGCCATGATCCCCCCTGGCAAAACCGCCCCTGGGTTATTACCGAGCAGGGTCGTCAGGCCATGCGGGGGGCTGAACTTGAATGCAGGAAATGCGATGAGGGTGCGCCGAGGGACTGGACTACTGAATGACGACACAGTGCCATGAACCATTCCAGATCATGGCCCACTCATATCCTGTCAACCGCCCCGCCGTACAGGATTCTCTATGCACCCGCGACTGCGCCTGATCTCCACTGATAACAACAATGCTGCCCAGCCCGTGCAATCTTCCAGTTTGCTAGCCACGCCGTTACATACTCCCCTGCAACATCTGCGCAATGACCCGGTGATCAAACGCTTTTTTGATCAGGTGCCTGCTCATGTGGCGGACTCTTTTGATGAGCACCAGCTGCGCTATATCCGGCTGGCGCTGAACTCCCGCGCCTGGGGTAATCACTCTATCGATATGCGCGGCTCGCTGGCCTTCCCCTTTCTGCCCAGACAACTCTACTTTGTGCTGCTGATGGGCGTTAACCGCCGCGGCGTCAGCAAAAAGGAAAAGTGGCTGTCAATGCTGTTTACCTCTGCCTCGGTGCTGGGATTTGGCTGCTTCTGCGTGCTGCTCGGTGGTCTGGTGACCTATCTGGCCAACACCGCGGCGGCTGTTGATCAGCTGCCACCGGAACTGCTTGATCTGTGGGACTGGCTGGCGATGAAACTGGGCTGGGGCATTCGCTGATTACGCCGGTGGGTCATCCCACAGCGGCTGATCGCCACCTAACTGGTCGGCAAGAAAGTCGATAAAAACCCGCGTTTTCGCAGGCAGATGCCTGCGCTCGGGGAACATCGCATAAGCTGCGTGCAGTGGCAGCGGGTAGTCCGGCAGCAGCGACACCAGCCTGCCGGCCGCGAGATCCGGCCCGACGATAAAGGTCGGCATCTGGCAAATCCCCAGCCCTGCCACCAGTGCTTCGCGCAGAGCCTCGCTGTTATTGACCTGAAAATTCCCGCGAGGCTGCACCCGCACCGGGCCGTCGCTACTGTTGAAGGTCCACTCGGCGCCACCGCGAAACAGCGAATAGAACAGGCAATTATGCTGGCGCAGATCATCCGGCGTGAGTGGTACACCGTACTGCTGCAGATACGCCGGTGAGGCACAGAGCACGCTGCGCACCGGCGCCAGACGCCGCGCTATCAGCCGCGATTCGGGAATATGGCCAATACGAATCGCCAGATCGAAACCGCCCTCGACCAGATCGACCATGTTGTCGTCCATCACCATCTGCAGCTGAATACCGGGATAACGCCGCAGAAATGCGCTCACCAGCGGCGCAATATGCAGGCGGCCGAACACCATCGGCGTGCTGACTTTGAGTACCCCCTGCGGCTGCCCTTGTAGCTGGCTGATGGCATCTTCGCCTTCCTGCGCCAGCGTCAGTGCTCCGCGCACATACTCGAAATACTGCTCGCCCGCTTCGGTCAGGCTCAGGCTACGGGTCGTACGCTGCAGCAGGCGCGCACCCAGGGTTTCTTCCAGCTGGCTGATCCGCTTGCTGACGGCGGACTTGGTAATGCCCAGCCGCTGCCCTGCCGCTGAAAAACTGCCGCTTTCCACCACCGCGACAAACACCGGGATGGCGGAGAAGCTGTCCACACTGCTCATTGCTGTCCTCTCCCCTGGCCGGCGCCCAAATAGTCAACTTTTACTCAACAACAGGTTTCTCTGACAGCGGATTATAGCCAGCCCTGTTTCAGCGTACAGTGGCGCCTCTGTTAGTCGCCCCGCCCATTTAGCTATCTATTGTCAGGAGAGCAATACCGATGTTTCCCATGCTGAAAGGCTCCACCAATCTGCTGCTGGCGCTGCTGGGCGGCGTATTACTGGCACTGATGATCAAACTGAATGGCGAGCTGGCACGGTACAGCTCGGCGTTGTTTTCCTCATGGGTGGCACATGGAGTCGGGGCACTGGCAGCCCTGTTGATTGTCCGCCTGATCTCAACAACATCGGCCCGGCATCACGCCATTTCATCCCCCGGCAAAGCCCCGCGCTGGAGCTATCTGGGTGGCATCCCGGGGGCGTTTACCGTGCTACTGGCCGGCGTAACCGTCAACAGCCCGCTGGGGCTGGCAGGCTCACTGGCGTTAATGATGGTCGGGCAGGTGATCTTTGGTCTGCTGACTGATCAGCGGGGATGGTTCGGTGTACCACGTCGCCCGCTGACCCGCCGCGATGGGCTGGTCACTGCCTGCGTACTGGCAGGCAGTGCACTGATTATTTTCAGCCGTTAATCCGTTACGAGAAGCAATCATGATTTCCTTTATCCTGCTGGCTCTGCTCAATGGTCTCTGTATTGGTGCCAGTCGTGCTATCAATGGCCGTCTGGGCAGCCATATTGGCGCCTTCCCTACCTCCTGGTGGAACCATGCGGTGGGTTTTGCCCTGCTGTCAGCCCTGTTGCTGCTGACACCCGGGTCCACACCTGCTCTGCTGCAGACATTGCACTCAGCGCCCTTACTCAGCTACGCGGGGGGAGTTATCGGCGTACTGTTTGTGGCACTGAACAGCCATGTGCTGCCCCGCATCGGCACCACCAGAACCGCCGTTCTGGTGATCAGCGGCCAGATGGTGACTGGCGTGCTGCTCGACTTTCACGGGCAGTGGCACGCTTCCACCCTAGCCCAGCTGACAGGCGTGGCCCTGATTGTCGTTGGTATTTATCTGTCGCGCAGACCGGTAAAACCTGCAGCATCACTGGCAACGCGGTAACGCAAGACTGACCAGCCCAGAGCCTGCCCACAGGGAGTGAGGCAAGAACTGTGGAAGTGAGGGGGCGTGATCTGGTTATCACTTCTGCGGCAGGCTAACATCCGCGCACGGTTATCTAAAAACAACAAAAGCCATCTATGCTTAACGCTCTATCCTTAAAGGAGTTTCAAGGATGACTTCAGTGCGTTCGCTGGGAGTCCGCTGTCTGGCGCTCCTGGCATTGGGCTGTTCGACTGCCCATGCGGAGACTCAGGTGCTGCAGGGCATCCTGGGCAAAACCCCTGTTACCGTCGAGCTGACGCTGGACGATCCCAATGCGGTATCCGGCCGCTACTTCTATCAGAAATACCACAGTGACATCGCCCTCGATGGCCAGCTGGATGCCAGCGGCACCCTGCGCATGAGCGAAAATCAACAGTACGGTGATGAACAGTCGCAACAGCCCTGGACACTGCACCGTAACAACGATGGCAGCTGGAGCGGCACCTGGCAGCGCAAGAATCAAACCCTGCCCATTCGACTGACTCCCGCCCGCCAGCCCGCACTGGACGAACAGGAACAGGCCTCGACCTACCTGAACAGCCTCGCCAAAGACTCCCTCTATGATCTGATTCGCCTTGCCGATCTGGCGTTCACCAAGGGCAAGACCGAGAAGTTTATGGGTTACCAGCTGCAATGGTGGACCGAACCCACCTCCAAAATCAGCCTGTTTACCTGGCTGAGCGGCCCGCAGGGGGTCGATCTGACGCTAATCAATCAGGTACTGCGTGACAAACAGTGGCAGGAAGTCACCAGCTATTTTGAGTGCATGCTGGGGGGCAGCCAGACCGGTGGTGGGGATTTCGAACAGACGCTGAAACCGATGTACTTCAATACCTCCGTCATGAGCGTCAGCGTCTTTACCAGTTATTTCTGCGGCGGCGCCCATCCTGATTTTGGTGATAACCCCATCAATCTGGACGTGCATACCGGTAAGGAGCTGACGCTGGAAGATGTGTTCTGGCTGGGTGACGGCAAACCGATTCATTACAACGACCGCACCTACGAGAACTTCGATGAGTTCAGCAAATACCGCAGTGATGTCTTCGCTCCGTGGATCATGAGCTATTTCAGCAAGCTCTACCCCAAGGACATGGGCGTCAATCAGGCCAAGTCGGAAGATGACTGCGACTATCAGGACAGCGATGTCTGGCAGTTTGTGCCCTGGTACTTCACCGCCAAAGGGCTCTATATCAGCCCCTACTTTGCTCGTGTTGCCCGCGCCTGCGAGTACCCCGACTGGCCCTATCTGCCCTACAGCGAAGTGAAGAAGCACCCCGGCGATATCGCCCTGACCCTGCCCTGATAACGAAAAAGCCTGATACGGTCTATCCCGGATCAGGCTCTGCCGTTCCTAACCTGTGCCGTATGGCCGACGCCAGCAGATCAGCCATACCGGGAACTTCTGCTCACGATCTCGCGAGCTAAGGCCAGACAAGGCGAAAAGAACTGAGGAAGCGGAGTTTACTTGTGTAAATGAGCATTCCGAAGGTGCTTTCAACGCCGTATGGCCGACGCGCAGCAGATCGTGTTTTAGCCTTTAACGCACACCACCTGCCGCAGCGTATACACCACCTCCACCAGATCCTGCTGGGCGGCCATCACGGCGTCGATGTCCTTGTACGCTGCCGGGCTTTCATCAATGACGTCACTGTCTTTGCGGCATTCCACATGCGCGGTCGCGGCAACATGCTGATCCAGAGTGATGCTCTTCTTCGCCTCAGTACGCGACATCATGCGCCCGGCACCATGGCTGCAGGAGCAGAAGCTTTCGGTATTCCCCTTACCCCGCACGATAAATGAACGCGCCCCCATACTGCCGGGGATGATCCCCAGTTGCCCCTGCTGAGCACTGACGGCGCCCTTACGTGTCAGCCACACCGTCTGGCCGAAATGCTGCTCCTGCTGCACATAGTTGTGGTGGCAGTTGATAGCCTCTTCCTCTACCACCAGCGGCTTGCCCAGTGTTCTTGCCAGCGCCTGCAGGCTGCGCTGCATCATGGTCTGGCGGTTAAGACGGGCGTAATCCTGTGCCCAGCCGACGGCTTCCACATAATCCGCAAAGTGCTGGGAGCCTTCCTGCAGATAGGCCAGATTGTCATCAGGCAACTGTCTCTGATGGCGCTCCATTTCCTTCTTCGCCAGCTGGATAAAGTGCATGCCGATAAAGTTACCCACACCACGGGAGCCCGAGTGCAGCATGATCCACACCCGCTCCGCCTCATCCAGACAGACCTCGATAAAGTGATTACCGGTGCCCAGCGTGCCGAGATGGCTGAGATGGTTGCTCTTCGCCAGCTTGGGGTGCTTGTCGCACAACGCCCTGAACCGCGGTGCCAGCCATTTCCAGCTCTGCTGCACATCCTCCGGCACATCATGCCAGCTGCCTTTATCACGCTTGCTGCGTCCGACTGAACGGCCGTGAGGGATACAGCGCTCCAGTTCACTGCGCAGCGTTGCCAGTGTGTCGGGCAGGTCACGGGCGTGTACATCCGTGCGTACCGCCACCATTCCACAGCCGATATCCACTCCCACCGCCGCAGGAATAATGGCCCCGACGGTCGGCAGCACTGAGCCAATGGTGGCGCCCATACCCACATGCACATCAGGCATGGCCGCTACCCACGGCCCGACAAAGGGCAGCTGGGCGATATTCATCAGCTGCTGACGGGCAC
This Pokkaliibacter sp. MBI-7 DNA region includes the following protein-coding sequences:
- a CDS encoding RtcB family protein, whose protein sequence is MTYQSFTSPGGGLIKSWTQGVAFDDGARQQLMNIAQLPFVGPWVAAMPDVHVGMGATIGSVLPTVGAIIPAAVGVDIGCGMVAVRTDVHARDLPDTLATLRSELERCIPHGRSVGRSKRDKGSWHDVPEDVQQSWKWLAPRFRALCDKHPKLAKSNHLSHLGTLGTGNHFIEVCLDEAERVWIMLHSGSRGVGNFIGMHFIQLAKKEMERHQRQLPDDNLAYLQEGSQHFADYVEAVGWAQDYARLNRQTMMQRSLQALARTLGKPLVVEEEAINCHHNYVQQEQHFGQTVWLTRKGAVSAQQGQLGIIPGSMGARSFIVRGKGNTESFCSCSHGAGRMMSRTEAKKSITLDQHVAATAHVECRKDSDVIDESPAAYKDIDAVMAAQQDLVEVVYTLRQVVCVKG
- a CDS encoding LysR family transcriptional regulator → MSSVDSFSAIPVFVAVVESGSFSAAGQRLGITKSAVSKRISQLEETLGARLLQRTTRSLSLTEAGEQYFEYVRGALTLAQEGEDAISQLQGQPQGVLKVSTPMVFGRLHIAPLVSAFLRRYPGIQLQMVMDDNMVDLVEGGFDLAIRIGHIPESRLIARRLAPVRSVLCASPAYLQQYGVPLTPDDLRQHNCLFYSLFRGGAEWTFNSSDGPVRVQPRGNFQVNNSEALREALVAGLGICQMPTFIVGPDLAAGRLVSLLPDYPLPLHAAYAMFPERRHLPAKTRVFIDFLADQLGGDQPLWDDPPA
- a CDS encoding DMT family transporter, giving the protein MFPMLKGSTNLLLALLGGVLLALMIKLNGELARYSSALFSSWVAHGVGALAALLIVRLISTTSARHHAISSPGKAPRWSYLGGIPGAFTVLLAGVTVNSPLGLAGSLALMMVGQVIFGLLTDQRGWFGVPRRPLTRRDGLVTACVLAGSALIIFSR
- a CDS encoding DUF3565 domain-containing protein yields the protein MKKPIVGYHKDEEQHWVARLACGHNQHVRHDPPWQNRPWVITEQGRQAMRGAELECRKCDEGAPRDWTTE
- a CDS encoding DMT family transporter; translation: MISFILLALLNGLCIGASRAINGRLGSHIGAFPTSWWNHAVGFALLSALLLLTPGSTPALLQTLHSAPLLSYAGGVIGVLFVALNSHVLPRIGTTRTAVLVISGQMVTGVLLDFHGQWHASTLAQLTGVALIVVGIYLSRRPVKPAASLATR